From a region of the Odoribacter splanchnicus DSM 20712 genome:
- a CDS encoding RagB/SusD family nutrient uptake outer membrane protein — MNKIIKYTFLLLVVFITSCNSFLEPKSQSEFVPQLIQSLDELLLGEAYMGPGLNDGRFFSVLGVFDDDVSIRPNWKAESSEEGKVKQIRLAYSWSKDMKDQFSNYNTYAEVYKKILGCNSVLDYMDDVQGSEQAKNKVMAQALALRGYFYLHLVNLYGKPYSADKNALGVPLKLTSEMGTSGMPRNTVKEVYEQIIKDLLEAESLFKSLPASEQNLRNNRINLPCTQLLLSRTYLYMEEWEKSVTYAEEVINQYDYDILDLNTIAEPNPYNSPAYMNYYTWSNPEVIFLFGNQADVCELPLTRITCVEESKPGQINYKSYVPVIASESLINTFDKNDLRKTHYLIWEEIDYNGTPVYRQPTSKYDVQRRYKIEYRYERGVWGTAFKVTEAYLNAAEAAAMLYKENNQSEYRTKAQTLIDALRIKRFSQTTYKPTTISEGEQLVSFIRDERRRELCFENHRWFDLRRYGMEEIKHTWYDTSGEPIEYILEKNDPGFTLQLPNEAFEHNSSLVQNEPRK, encoded by the coding sequence ATGAATAAAATAATCAAATATACATTCTTGCTTTTAGTGGTATTCATCACTTCGTGCAATAGTTTTTTGGAACCCAAGTCACAAAGCGAGTTCGTACCTCAGCTGATTCAATCATTGGATGAATTATTATTAGGAGAAGCCTATATGGGGCCAGGCCTAAATGACGGAAGATTTTTCAGTGTTTTAGGTGTTTTTGACGATGATGTAAGCATACGTCCTAACTGGAAGGCAGAAAGCTCAGAAGAAGGGAAAGTAAAACAAATCCGTTTGGCTTACTCATGGTCAAAAGACATGAAAGACCAATTTAGCAACTATAATACCTACGCTGAAGTATACAAAAAAATCTTAGGCTGCAATTCTGTACTTGACTACATGGACGATGTACAAGGCAGTGAACAGGCCAAGAATAAAGTAATGGCTCAAGCACTTGCACTACGAGGATATTTTTATTTGCATTTGGTGAATCTATATGGAAAGCCCTACTCTGCAGACAAAAATGCTTTAGGTGTACCTCTAAAACTAACTTCCGAGATGGGAACCAGCGGTATGCCTCGTAATACAGTAAAAGAAGTCTATGAACAAATCATCAAAGATTTGCTTGAAGCAGAATCTCTCTTCAAATCTTTACCGGCTTCAGAACAAAATTTACGGAACAACCGAATAAATTTACCCTGCACCCAACTACTACTTTCCCGTACTTACCTATATATGGAAGAATGGGAAAAGTCAGTAACTTATGCAGAAGAAGTCATCAACCAATATGATTATGATATCTTAGATTTAAATACAATTGCAGAACCCAACCCATACAATTCTCCTGCTTATATGAATTATTATACATGGAGCAATCCGGAGGTAATATTCTTATTTGGCAATCAGGCAGATGTTTGCGAACTTCCGCTTACAAGAATCACATGCGTAGAAGAATCGAAGCCTGGTCAAATAAATTACAAGAGTTATGTACCTGTCATTGCATCGGAAAGTCTCATCAATACATTTGATAAAAACGATTTGCGGAAAACTCATTATTTAATTTGGGAAGAAATCGATTACAACGGCACTCCTGTATATCGTCAACCGACAAGTAAATACGACGTTCAACGTCGATACAAAATAGAATACAGATATGAACGGGGAGTGTGGGGTACTGCATTTAAAGTAACAGAGGCTTATCTGAATGCTGCTGAAGCTGCAGCCATGCTTTACAAAGAAAATAATCAAAGTGAATATCGAACCAAAGCACAGACATTAATTGATGCGTTACGCATTAAACGTTTTTCACAGACAACCTACAAACCAACCACGATTAGCGAGGGAGAACAACTGGTATCATTCATTCGTGACGAACGACGCAGAGAGTTATGCTTTGAAAACCACCGGTGGTTTGACTTACGCCGTTATGGAATGGAAGAAATAAAACATACATGGTATGATACATCAGGCGAACCCATTGAATATATCCTAGAAAAAAATGACCCGGGATTTACACTTCAATTACCGAATGAGGCTTTTGAACATAATTCAAGTTTGGTACAAAATGAACCTAGAAAATAA
- a CDS encoding TlpA disulfide reductase family protein produces the protein MQGTATGIGQGMVCIISYLDKKADTLAKAEIKEEKFELKGKVSNLTIATLQIPGKGIGHAPIYLENTDYTVRLNPQNLEMSEIIGGGESQKIAHGLFLIDQNLSQAIDSIRDEYIKEANNPQSTRFQELNTFLDSIQQTIEKQKEAFLQKNATTYVALNHIAQNADRMNLKELTERYELFPAELQNSLLGQQIKTQIKKMQTLAPGQIAPDFTVQTPDGKSFNLHSIKAKAKIIDFWASWCAPCRALTPQLVKLYNEFHEQGLEIIGISLDDKKEAWIKAIEEENIPWFQGSKLDGFKPDNPLNQLYGIHGIPHIVLLNTDNQIVVTTTDIKILREEILKLFKQ, from the coding sequence ATACAAGGCACTGCAACCGGTATCGGACAAGGAATGGTTTGTATCATTTCCTATCTTGACAAAAAAGCAGACACGTTGGCCAAGGCAGAAATCAAAGAAGAAAAATTCGAACTAAAAGGTAAAGTATCTAATTTGACAATTGCTACCTTGCAAATTCCGGGGAAGGGTATAGGACATGCTCCAATCTATTTGGAAAACACAGACTACACCGTACGATTAAATCCTCAAAATTTAGAAATGAGTGAGATAATAGGAGGAGGAGAAAGTCAAAAAATTGCACACGGTTTATTTTTAATAGATCAAAATTTATCTCAAGCAATTGACAGCATTCGGGACGAATACATCAAAGAAGCTAACAATCCGCAAAGCACACGTTTTCAAGAATTAAATACATTCTTAGATTCCATTCAACAAACTATTGAAAAACAAAAAGAAGCTTTTTTACAAAAAAATGCAACCACTTACGTAGCTCTTAACCATATCGCACAGAATGCTGATCGGATGAATTTAAAAGAACTAACTGAAAGATATGAATTATTCCCTGCTGAATTACAAAATAGCCTTTTAGGTCAGCAAATAAAGACACAAATCAAAAAAATGCAAACATTGGCTCCTGGACAAATTGCTCCAGATTTTACAGTACAAACTCCAGACGGTAAATCATTTAACCTCCATTCCATCAAAGCAAAAGCTAAAATCATTGATTTTTGGGCCTCCTGGTGCGCTCCTTGCAGAGCATTGACCCCTCAGTTAGTAAAACTCTATAACGAATTCCATGAGCAAGGGCTTGAAATCATTGGAATATCATTAGATGACAAAAAAGAAGCTTGGATTAAAGCGATTGAAGAGGAAAATATTCCATGGTTTCAAGGCTCTAAATTAGATGGTTTCAAACCTGACAATCCATTAAATCAATTATATGGAATTCATGGAATACCACATATAGTACTTCTTAATACAGATAATCAAATAGTTGTAACCACTACTGATATTAAAATTTTACGCGAAGAAATACTAAAATTATTCAAACAATAA
- a CDS encoding putative zinc-binding metallopeptidase gives MLKKFKIFIWTLILFGAVSCVDNDNIGPIEKVNFLQFDFPQGNALWDKEIEQIAKDWGMYIIYKNVDSTHLNRMWTIPYYTDPIYVCSEPSSEDIQIYLDLVQEWLLGSLDKTKEEDKKQLPYYLYLVNDLNDGNPQSQTYQKRHIQFKKDGLDYWSLSFTSEELAAGLTPEIIHSVACAFSYPSLKVRFETKEYKIAPGFAEMSDYETEIGRRYLSYEQWKEENPYMPDKGYYDNWNIDECDKDEYNAYQSRGFAVQLGEDFKPITNKNGEPTYGAPTWMPWIVTISYGVELDRNPGPVAASIEERVLEDFMNMIRTAMTYSSEQINEKYPLDIEDPIKQAGNKIIIDKYNLVIEYMKNTYNIDLTKYAEILNQ, from the coding sequence ATGCTGAAAAAATTCAAAATATTCATATGGACGCTTATCCTGTTTGGGGCTGTTTCTTGCGTCGACAATGATAACATCGGTCCTATTGAAAAAGTTAACTTCCTCCAATTTGATTTTCCTCAGGGAAATGCTCTTTGGGACAAAGAAATTGAGCAAATTGCAAAAGATTGGGGTATGTATATCATCTATAAAAATGTCGACAGCACACACCTGAACAGAATGTGGACGATACCCTATTACACAGATCCGATTTATGTATGTTCCGAACCAAGTTCTGAAGATATTCAAATATATTTGGATTTGGTACAAGAATGGTTATTGGGCAGTTTGGACAAAACCAAAGAGGAAGATAAAAAACAATTGCCATATTATCTCTATTTGGTAAATGACTTAAATGACGGAAATCCTCAATCACAGACCTATCAAAAACGGCATATTCAGTTTAAAAAAGACGGTTTGGACTATTGGAGTCTAAGCTTTACCAGTGAAGAATTGGCTGCCGGTCTGACACCAGAAATTATTCATAGTGTTGCTTGTGCATTCAGCTATCCCAGTTTAAAAGTACGTTTTGAAACAAAAGAATACAAAATAGCTCCCGGATTCGCTGAAATGAGCGATTATGAAACAGAAATTGGGAGACGTTATCTCAGCTATGAACAGTGGAAAGAAGAAAATCCCTATATGCCGGATAAAGGATATTACGACAACTGGAATATTGACGAATGCGACAAAGACGAGTATAATGCCTATCAAAGTAGAGGATTTGCCGTACAATTAGGAGAAGACTTCAAGCCTATCACAAACAAAAACGGAGAACCTACATACGGTGCCCCTACTTGGATGCCATGGATTGTTACAATCAGTTATGGTGTAGAGTTAGATCGTAATCCTGGTCCGGTAGCTGCCAGCATTGAAGAACGTGTATTGGAAGATTTTATGAATATGATCAGAACAGCTATGACCTATTCATCGGAGCAGATCAACGAGAAATATCCCCTAGATATAGAAGATCCTATCAAACAGGCCGGCAATAAAATTATCATCGATAAATATAATTTGGTTATAGAATACATGAAAAACACCTATAACATTGATCTAACCAAATATGCTGAAATCTTAAACCAATAA
- a CDS encoding S9 family peptidase, with protein MKIIIGILLISCFLGRTTAQNANYKRAEETKAFSLPWKYDRLTPFFTEGSDDFWYSLQTNDGEKYFYVDLKNKKVEEFIDPVYLATEMEKATGRKYNPKKLGLWKIHFKKGGRILSWRDGRVIFNYNRITKKLGYTNLPSESDMPPIHGFFDSGMSPDGKYQVFGKNHNAYIRNLEDSTVVQLTFDGTLEFSYMTGWGDVKEEVPLAPVWFEDSKNFYLFRQNSHKVAEISNMNYLKGRPLAYNTQAVLAGDSIVLYDEISLFDVETKTQKKIKIDKWQDQLTRVLHSDTKNNKLFLERRTRRNNILEVCDVNLKTGDVKVIIHEEGDPYIGIELASIHFINNYNDIIWWSERSGYGHFYHYDREGNLKNAITSGEWTAGKIVEIDEKNRTIFFQAYGIAPDENPSYAKICKANIDEKSKVTILTPEEATHEVIFSPSKRYIIDAYSRPDLPCRFSVRDIRGKLIASLGEVNLDDLYKKGWKMPETFSVKSADGETDLYGVMWKPFDFDSTKKYPIISCVYPGPQTDNVPLIFGVGSTNEALAQIGCIVVAFNHRGGIPFRGRAYHSFGYNNIRDHALADDKCGLEQLIKRHPYIDGNKVGIYGHSGGGMMSTAAICTYPDFYKACVSSAGNHDNNIYSQFFVESHYAIDEQIVKTQDSIKTANGKDSVVTKTKTVYTTNLPTNMELAKNLKGHLMLIVGNMDGNVHPAQTIRMADALINHGKDFELVFLPRGRHTYDGVSEWYFEHKLRSHFAKYLLGDFTNTGFYDIKTNEYDQVIK; from the coding sequence ATGAAAATAATCATTGGAATACTTTTAATAAGCTGCTTCCTAGGAAGAACAACAGCTCAAAATGCAAATTATAAGCGTGCTGAAGAAACGAAAGCATTTTCACTACCTTGGAAATATGACCGTTTAACGCCATTCTTCACAGAAGGCAGTGATGATTTCTGGTACAGTCTGCAAACCAATGATGGTGAAAAATATTTCTATGTCGACTTAAAAAACAAAAAAGTTGAAGAATTCATTGATCCGGTCTACTTAGCCACTGAAATGGAAAAAGCGACAGGAAGAAAATATAACCCTAAAAAATTAGGTTTATGGAAAATCCATTTCAAAAAAGGAGGGAGAATATTATCATGGCGAGACGGCAGAGTCATCTTCAACTATAACCGCATCACTAAAAAATTAGGTTATACAAACCTGCCTTCGGAATCTGATATGCCACCTATACACGGTTTCTTTGATTCGGGAATGTCCCCCGATGGGAAATATCAGGTATTCGGGAAAAACCACAATGCCTACATCCGCAATCTAGAGGATTCCACAGTTGTACAACTAACTTTTGACGGAACTCTTGAATTCAGCTATATGACAGGCTGGGGAGACGTCAAAGAAGAAGTTCCATTAGCTCCGGTTTGGTTTGAAGATTCAAAAAACTTCTATCTTTTCCGTCAGAATTCTCATAAAGTTGCTGAAATATCAAACATGAATTACCTGAAAGGACGTCCCCTGGCCTACAACACACAAGCAGTATTGGCCGGCGACTCCATTGTCTTGTATGATGAGATTTCATTATTTGATGTGGAAACCAAAACCCAGAAAAAAATCAAGATTGACAAATGGCAAGACCAATTAACCAGAGTTCTCCATTCAGATACTAAAAATAACAAACTCTTTTTGGAGCGTAGAACCAGAAGAAACAATATACTAGAAGTATGTGATGTTAATTTGAAGACAGGAGATGTAAAAGTCATCATACATGAAGAAGGCGACCCGTATATTGGAATTGAATTAGCGTCAATACATTTTATAAACAATTATAATGATATTATTTGGTGGTCAGAACGTTCTGGATATGGACATTTTTACCATTATGACCGTGAAGGCAATTTAAAGAATGCAATTACTTCAGGCGAATGGACAGCCGGAAAAATTGTGGAAATAGATGAAAAAAATCGTACCATTTTCTTTCAGGCTTATGGTATTGCACCTGATGAAAATCCCAGCTATGCGAAAATTTGCAAAGCAAACATTGATGAGAAAAGCAAGGTAACAATATTAACACCTGAAGAAGCTACGCATGAAGTCATTTTTTCTCCGAGTAAACGTTACATCATCGACGCTTATTCACGCCCGGATCTGCCATGTCGGTTTTCAGTTAGAGATATTCGAGGAAAACTAATCGCTTCGCTAGGTGAAGTCAACTTAGATGATTTATATAAAAAAGGTTGGAAAATGCCTGAAACATTCTCTGTCAAATCAGCAGATGGAGAGACAGATTTATATGGCGTAATGTGGAAACCTTTTGATTTTGATTCTACTAAAAAATATCCCATTATTTCATGTGTATATCCTGGCCCACAAACCGACAACGTTCCACTAATATTTGGAGTAGGCTCAACTAATGAAGCATTAGCTCAAATTGGTTGTATCGTTGTTGCCTTCAATCACCGAGGAGGCATTCCATTCCGAGGAAGAGCTTATCATTCATTTGGATACAACAACATTAGAGATCATGCGCTGGCTGACGATAAATGTGGATTAGAGCAACTAATAAAACGTCACCCATACATCGATGGAAACAAAGTTGGTATATACGGGCACTCTGGAGGAGGAATGATGTCAACGGCTGCAATTTGTACTTACCCTGATTTTTATAAAGCATGTGTATCATCGGCAGGCAATCATGATAATAATATTTATAGCCAATTCTTTGTAGAAAGCCATTACGCTATTGATGAACAAATCGTTAAGACACAAGATTCGATAAAAACAGCCAATGGCAAAGATTCTGTAGTAACAAAAACAAAAACTGTTTACACAACAAATTTGCCAACAAACATGGAATTAGCAAAGAATCTCAAAGGCCATCTGATGCTGATTGTTGGAAATATGGACGGGAATGTACATCCAGCACAAACAATCCGTATGGCAGATGCACTGATAAACCATGGTAAAGATTTTGAACTTGTATTTTTACCTCGCGGACGGCATACATATGATGGTGTTTCAGAGTGGTATTTTGAACATAAGTTACGTTCTCATTTTGCCAAATACTTACTTGGAGACTTTACAAACACAGGTTTCTATGACATCAAAACCAATGAATATGATCAAGTAATCAAATAA
- a CDS encoding SusC/RagA family TonB-linked outer membrane protein, giving the protein MKENDFFLPPKKKNGDVVLFMFLFFLLLPGFSIAQYKAQLNIDIKNGTLVNVFENIQKQSAYRFMYSNQDVAAIKNISVQREGVSVQEILDIVLKGHNLTYLIEDKIIFIKKQSQTSVTKIRGRVTDTKSEPLAGVTILIEGTCIGTTTDSNGNYVFTIPDIDKINIIYSFIGMAPYKVAYTGQENINVILKESAETMDEVVVTGYQTLRKSDVVGSVSTVKASDIMMPVYTSIDQMLQGRVAGMMVMNTSSRVGTSPKIRIRGTSTILGNQDPLWVVDGVIQPDPIPLNQNDLMVDDLKNILGNQISWLNPADIETVTVLKDASATAIYGSKAANGVIVITTKRGKQEGMTVNYNGTFSFRSRPHYGLFNLMNSQERIQFSREAFAAGAIYNEAPIASLNTYEGIMSMFYNKQITPQEAENAIHRLERTNTDWFDILTRNSFSHNHNLSVSGGSEKVIYNVSLGYSDQSGIEINNDAQNLSGRVNLGIRLHPKVHVDLSLVGSINKTWGYAANVSPLEYATETSRSVLAYNEDGSRHFQGIRTNYAYNENPVILGYNILNEIDHSYSLNKSSQINGNINFSWDILPWLKYEFVGGINNNIGTSEAYAGEQTYYIASTFRGYDFGSEAYGSEKYKAAILPSGGELYNGSSDVQGWNIQNKITFSKTFQEDHRLNVLIGTEVTSTKTANKSQKMFGYVKERGESVVKPTPLNELVPIGNRPAPGLGLFEELYNGNGWLRNTLTANQFSIFATLAYSFKNRYVINASMRNDASNRFGQDQNKRFDPTYSFGASWNVAQEPWLQNISNIINQFNLRASYGIQGNAVNSISPELILRMDEIKPYYGDYMSKISRIPNPHLSWERTKTWNFGLDIQVIRWISMNIEYYTKKSNNIVNQSIALEYGRVGTEVNGGRVVNSGVEYTLNITPIRTKDWAWTIGFNSSKNWNKAKTQSISEISLQDYISGSSDKVLKEGFALSSFWSYDFKRLSSVDGSPEFNRLFQEDAQGNILKGEDGAPLLKGVNEYTDMLVYSGKMEPDFTGGLTTRLRWKGLTFGANFSLLLGAKKRLPNPYPNLGNIPLSNVNLSKDLINRWKKPGDEAYTYIPGVYTGRIANYWRLQDDRTYNMYQMWGESDIMVAKADFLRCQQISLTWTANDKICTKMRVKSFSINAIMNNVFVVADKKFHGFDPELGDSVQPKTYSFGITVGF; this is encoded by the coding sequence ATGAAAGAAAATGATTTTTTCCTACCTCCTAAAAAGAAAAATGGAGATGTAGTTTTATTTATGTTTTTATTTTTCTTGCTTTTACCTGGCTTCTCAATAGCCCAATACAAAGCACAATTAAATATTGACATAAAAAATGGGACTCTCGTAAATGTTTTTGAGAACATTCAAAAACAAAGCGCATACAGATTCATGTATTCCAATCAAGATGTTGCAGCCATAAAAAACATCTCCGTGCAGAGAGAAGGCGTATCCGTACAAGAAATTTTGGATATTGTTTTAAAAGGACATAATCTAACTTATTTAATAGAGGATAAAATAATATTCATTAAAAAACAGTCTCAAACCTCTGTCACCAAAATCAGAGGACGGGTAACTGACACTAAAAGTGAACCTCTTGCAGGAGTAACGATTCTTATCGAAGGAACATGTATCGGCACCACAACAGACAGCAACGGTAACTATGTCTTTACTATCCCCGATATAGACAAGATAAACATTATATATTCCTTCATCGGCATGGCTCCTTACAAAGTTGCCTACACAGGCCAAGAAAACATCAATGTCATTTTGAAAGAATCAGCAGAGACCATGGATGAAGTAGTCGTAACAGGTTACCAAACACTCAGAAAAAGTGATGTTGTCGGTTCTGTAAGCACCGTTAAAGCCTCTGACATCATGATGCCGGTTTATACATCGATAGACCAAATGTTACAAGGTCGGGTTGCCGGAATGATGGTAATGAACACAAGCTCACGCGTCGGCACTTCCCCAAAAATTCGAATCCGAGGGACATCTACCATTCTAGGCAACCAAGACCCTTTATGGGTAGTAGATGGAGTGATCCAACCAGACCCCATTCCATTAAACCAAAACGATTTAATGGTTGATGATTTAAAAAATATCCTGGGGAATCAAATATCTTGGCTAAATCCGGCAGACATAGAAACAGTGACAGTTTTAAAAGACGCATCAGCAACAGCCATTTACGGTTCAAAAGCTGCCAATGGTGTCATTGTTATTACTACCAAACGTGGTAAACAAGAAGGAATGACAGTAAACTATAATGGAACATTTTCTTTCCGTTCTCGTCCCCACTATGGATTGTTTAACCTTATGAATTCACAAGAGCGTATTCAATTCAGCCGTGAAGCCTTTGCCGCAGGAGCCATCTATAATGAAGCCCCTATTGCCTCATTAAACACCTACGAAGGTATCATGAGCATGTTCTATAACAAACAAATTACCCCACAAGAAGCAGAGAATGCAATACACAGATTGGAGCGCACCAATACTGATTGGTTTGACATCCTAACACGCAATTCATTTAGCCATAACCATAATCTAAGTGTTTCAGGAGGCAGTGAAAAAGTCATTTATAACGTATCTTTGGGTTATAGCGATCAATCTGGAATAGAAATAAATAATGATGCTCAAAACCTAAGCGGACGAGTAAATTTAGGAATCCGACTACATCCCAAGGTGCATGTAGACTTAAGCTTAGTAGGAAGCATTAATAAAACCTGGGGATATGCTGCAAACGTAAGTCCGTTGGAATACGCAACAGAAACAAGCCGATCTGTATTGGCTTATAATGAAGATGGAAGCAGACATTTTCAGGGAATCAGAACCAATTATGCTTATAATGAAAATCCTGTAATTTTAGGATACAACATTTTGAATGAGATAGACCATAGTTACTCTCTAAACAAATCATCTCAAATAAATGGAAATATAAATTTTTCATGGGATATTCTTCCATGGTTAAAATATGAATTTGTAGGAGGGATCAATAATAACATCGGAACATCAGAAGCCTATGCTGGAGAACAAACTTACTATATAGCTTCGACCTTCCGAGGTTATGATTTCGGATCTGAAGCCTATGGTTCCGAGAAATACAAGGCTGCGATACTCCCATCCGGAGGCGAATTATATAATGGAAGTTCAGATGTACAGGGATGGAATATTCAAAATAAAATCACATTCTCCAAAACATTCCAAGAAGACCATCGTCTAAATGTTTTAATCGGTACCGAAGTCACCTCAACCAAAACAGCAAACAAATCACAGAAAATGTTTGGTTATGTAAAAGAAAGAGGGGAAAGCGTTGTAAAACCGACACCCTTAAATGAACTAGTCCCTATCGGTAACAGACCAGCACCAGGCTTAGGATTATTTGAAGAATTATATAATGGGAACGGGTGGTTGCGTAATACATTAACAGCAAATCAATTCTCAATATTTGCCACCTTAGCTTATTCATTCAAAAATCGTTATGTAATAAACGCAAGTATGCGTAATGACGCTTCAAACCGCTTCGGTCAAGACCAAAATAAACGCTTTGACCCGACCTATTCTTTCGGAGCATCATGGAATGTAGCACAGGAACCATGGTTACAAAACATTTCAAACATCATAAATCAGTTCAATTTACGAGCATCATATGGAATTCAAGGGAATGCTGTAAACTCTATCAGTCCGGAATTGATACTGAGAATGGATGAAATCAAACCATATTATGGTGACTATATGTCTAAAATTTCACGTATACCTAATCCCCACCTAAGTTGGGAACGTACTAAAACCTGGAACTTTGGTTTGGACATTCAGGTAATTCGATGGATTTCCATGAATATTGAATACTATACAAAGAAATCGAACAATATTGTAAACCAATCTATTGCACTCGAATATGGGCGTGTAGGAACTGAAGTTAACGGAGGACGCGTTGTCAATTCCGGTGTCGAATACACTTTAAATATCACACCTATCCGTACCAAAGACTGGGCCTGGACAATTGGATTTAACTCATCGAAGAACTGGAATAAAGCTAAGACTCAATCCATCAGCGAAATCAGTCTACAAGACTACATTTCCGGTTCCTCAGACAAGGTACTGAAAGAAGGGTTTGCTCTCTCTAGCTTTTGGTCATACGATTTCAAGAGACTAAGCTCTGTAGATGGTAGCCCCGAATTTAATCGTCTATTCCAAGAAGATGCCCAAGGCAACATTTTAAAAGGCGAAGACGGAGCCCCCTTGTTGAAAGGAGTAAATGAATACACGGACATGCTTGTGTATTCAGGAAAAATGGAACCGGATTTCACAGGAGGACTCACAACCCGTCTCAGGTGGAAAGGTTTAACCTTCGGAGCTAATTTTTCTTTATTATTGGGAGCCAAAAAAAGGCTACCTAATCCTTATCCCAATTTAGGAAACATTCCATTGTCCAATGTGAACCTAAGTAAAGACTTGATTAATCGGTGGAAAAAACCGGGAGATGAAGCATACACTTACATTCCGGGAGTGTACACCGGTCGGATTGCCAATTATTGGAGATTACAAGACGATAGGACATACAACATGTACCAGATGTGGGGAGAATCAGATATCATGGTAGCCAAAGCTGATTTCTTACGCTGCCAACAAATATCTTTAACTTGGACTGCAAATGACAAAATTTGTACAAAGATGAGAGTGAAAAGTTTCTCAATCAATGCTATCATGAATAACGTTTTTGTTGTAGCTGATAAAAAATTCCACGGTTTCGATCCAGAATTAGGAGATAGCGTACAGCCTAAAACATATTCTTTCGGTATAACTGTCGGATTTTAA